From Halobacillus sp. Marseille-Q1614, the proteins below share one genomic window:
- a CDS encoding MFS transporter codes for MKKKPVMSWVLYDFGNSAFATTIMAAVLPVFYYDVAAKGVDQSLAASYWGYSQSIAVLLVAVLAPVLGAISDYTSSKKKFLMFFAFLGMLASVFLVFVGDGDYLLASLLLIIGTIGFSGGNVFYDAFLPEVADHKSIDKVSSWGFAFGYIGGGLLLAVNLLMIMKYEWFGLPDTLAGTRLAFVSVGVWWLIFSIPLFKNIIEVKKQNPVRTKSYPSIGFTRVKQTFKEIRQFKHLLLFLLAFWLFNDGISTIIKMATIYGRDIGIDSSSLILALLITQFVGIPCTFFFGFLAGKISAKKALTISLYVYLAIIGLGYFMTSAFHFYMLAICVGIVQGGAQSLSRSIFGRMVPNDRHAEYFGFYGISAKFSAIFGPFIFALVGQLTGSSRLGILSLLVFFIAGIVLLKFVNVEEGERQAKEQTNPLHETTVET; via the coding sequence ATGAAAAAGAAACCGGTTATGAGCTGGGTATTGTACGACTTTGGAAACTCAGCTTTTGCTACAACGATTATGGCAGCAGTACTTCCCGTATTTTATTACGACGTAGCTGCCAAAGGGGTAGATCAATCATTAGCAGCCAGCTACTGGGGCTACTCTCAATCGATTGCTGTTCTGCTTGTAGCCGTGCTGGCTCCTGTGCTTGGAGCAATAAGCGACTATACTTCGTCTAAGAAGAAATTCCTTATGTTTTTCGCTTTTCTGGGCATGCTGGCGAGTGTTTTTCTCGTTTTTGTAGGGGATGGCGATTACCTGCTGGCTTCTCTCCTCCTCATCATCGGAACAATAGGTTTTTCCGGGGGAAACGTTTTCTATGATGCTTTTCTGCCAGAAGTAGCTGACCATAAATCAATTGATAAGGTTTCCTCGTGGGGATTTGCTTTCGGTTATATTGGGGGAGGCCTTTTGCTCGCGGTTAATTTGCTGATGATCATGAAATATGAATGGTTTGGCCTTCCTGATACTTTAGCAGGGACCAGGCTCGCTTTTGTTTCAGTTGGCGTATGGTGGCTGATTTTCTCCATTCCTTTATTTAAAAATATAATAGAAGTAAAGAAACAAAATCCTGTCCGGACGAAATCTTATCCGTCCATAGGCTTTACGAGGGTGAAGCAGACTTTTAAAGAAATCCGGCAATTTAAACATTTACTGTTATTCCTGTTGGCCTTCTGGCTGTTTAATGATGGGATCTCGACCATTATAAAAATGGCTACTATCTACGGCCGCGATATTGGCATCGACAGCTCGTCATTGATTTTAGCTCTTCTGATTACTCAGTTCGTTGGAATTCCATGTACGTTTTTCTTTGGCTTTCTGGCAGGGAAAATATCCGCAAAGAAAGCATTGACTATATCCTTGTATGTATATTTGGCTATTATAGGACTCGGGTATTTTATGACGTCGGCTTTCCATTTTTACATGCTGGCGATATGTGTCGGCATCGTTCAAGGCGGAGCCCAGTCGCTCAGCCGTTCGATATTTGGGAGAATGGTACCAAATGACAGGCACGCAGAGTATTTTGGCTTTTATGGCATATCTGCAAAGTTCTCAGCTATTTTCGGTCCGTTTATCTTCGCCCTTGTTGGCCAGTTAACCGGCTCAAGCAGGCTGGGCATTTTGTCGCTGCTCGTCTTTTTTATCGCAGGAATTGTACTGCTGAAGTTTGTGAATGTAGAAGAAGGGGAGAGGCAAGCTAAGGAGCAAACCAATCCGCTTCATGAAACTACAGTTGAGACGTGA
- a CDS encoding NAD(P)-dependent oxidoreductase — protein MKIAVFGATGRVGSRVTQLALEDGHHVQSLVRDLSKSETIIPGARLIAGDAADQEAVRQTLEGCDLVFSALSTDKAYTLTESIPLIIEQMRALEIPRIVTIGTAGILNSRFEEGKFRFQTSESKRRSTFAAEEHAKVYSLLKESPLDWTIICPTYLPDGESQGPVRYEENLLPEGGKKITVEDTAQFAYGELISQRFLNTRVGISY, from the coding sequence ATGAAAATTGCTGTATTTGGAGCTACCGGAAGAGTAGGATCTCGTGTTACCCAATTAGCCTTAGAGGATGGACATCACGTTCAGTCCTTAGTAAGAGACCTTAGTAAATCAGAAACAATAATCCCCGGTGCTCGCCTTATTGCAGGAGATGCTGCCGATCAAGAAGCTGTAAGACAGACATTAGAAGGCTGTGATCTTGTGTTCAGCGCGTTAAGTACAGATAAAGCATATACGCTGACAGAATCTATTCCTCTTATTATCGAGCAAATGAGAGCTCTTGAGATTCCCCGTATCGTTACAATTGGAACCGCTGGAATCTTAAACAGCCGCTTTGAAGAAGGGAAATTCCGCTTTCAGACAAGTGAATCCAAACGCCGGTCTACGTTCGCTGCAGAAGAGCATGCGAAAGTCTATTCATTACTTAAGGAGAGCCCTTTAGACTGGACGATCATCTGTCCGACCTATTTACCGGATGGAGAGTCACAAGGTCCAGTGCGCTATGAAGAAAACTTATTACCTGAGGGCGGGAAGAAGATTACGGTGGAAGACACGGCTCAATTTGCTTACGGTGAACTCATCAGCCAAAGGTTTCTCAATACGAGAGTCGGCATTTCTTACTAA
- a CDS encoding D-alanyl-D-alanine carboxypeptidase family protein — translation MRSREIISLLCISLILFLSACSLDEWTNQQENSEEKSSSEQKEAPAEEKQPQDKQDAKEEASYAYAQQLDEEVDKDGLTIIDNPNVKEVVVNKQRKLPVGYEPEELVIPDVPFPFEGDHPKKYLQPEAAEALEELFKGAENAGLELYAASGFRSYERQKSIYENNVKQRGQEEADKFSARPGTSEHQTGLAMDVTSPEMSFKLEQSFIETKEGKWLEDHAHEYGFVVRYLEGTKDITGYEYEPWHLRYVGKGLSTEIHESGGTLEEFFGFYEN, via the coding sequence ATGCGATCAAGAGAAATTATATCCCTATTATGTATAAGCCTCATCCTATTCTTATCCGCTTGTTCACTCGATGAGTGGACGAATCAGCAGGAAAATTCAGAAGAAAAATCTTCATCAGAACAAAAGGAAGCACCAGCAGAAGAGAAACAGCCGCAAGATAAGCAGGATGCGAAAGAAGAAGCAAGCTATGCTTATGCTCAGCAATTAGATGAAGAAGTAGATAAAGATGGACTGACCATCATAGACAATCCAAACGTAAAAGAAGTAGTTGTTAATAAACAAAGAAAGCTGCCTGTAGGTTATGAACCTGAAGAATTAGTGATCCCTGACGTTCCTTTTCCATTTGAAGGGGATCATCCAAAAAAATATTTGCAGCCTGAAGCTGCTGAAGCTTTAGAAGAGCTGTTTAAGGGTGCAGAGAATGCAGGACTTGAACTATATGCAGCTTCCGGGTTCCGTTCTTACGAAAGGCAAAAAAGTATTTACGAAAATAATGTAAAACAGCGCGGGCAGGAAGAAGCCGATAAATTTTCCGCCCGTCCTGGTACAAGTGAGCACCAGACTGGCCTTGCAATGGATGTCACCTCGCCGGAGATGTCTTTTAAGCTTGAACAGTCCTTTATAGAAACTAAAGAAGGAAAATGGCTCGAAGACCATGCTCATGAATACGGATTTGTTGTCCGATATTTAGAGGGTACAAAAGATATTACAGGATATGAATATGAGCCGTGGCATTTGCGTTATGTGGGCAAAGGCCTTTCCACTGAAATTCATGAAAGCGGCGGAACCTTAGAAGAGTTCTTCGGTTTTTATGAAAATTAA
- a CDS encoding IDEAL domain-containing protein: protein MRKQKLVYVLRRDPGFRNREITAKRELSFGIKLASRLFMDELSYQFNKERLDKEINMAIENNDREEFQRLSTKYQPYTWE from the coding sequence ATGAGAAAGCAAAAGCTCGTATATGTTCTGCGTCGAGATCCTGGCTTTAGAAATCGTGAAATTACTGCTAAAAGAGAATTGTCCTTTGGAATTAAGTTGGCCTCAAGATTGTTTATGGATGAATTAAGCTATCAGTTTAATAAGGAACGTTTAGATAAAGAAATCAATATGGCAATTGAAAATAACGACCGTGAAGAGTTTCAACGGTTAAGTACAAAATATCAGCCCTATACGTGGGAGTAA
- the wrbA gene encoding NAD(P)H:quinone oxidoreductase, with product MANVKLAIIYYSSTGTNYKMAQWAEDAAKQKGAEVKVVRVPELAPMSAIEQNAAWKDHYLATKDKVPEAQINDLDWADAIIFSSPTRFGTLPAQTKQFIDQAGGLWAQGKLVNKVVSAMTSAQNPHGGQEATLLSLYTSMFHWGAIIAAPGYSDNSIFSAGGNPYGTSVSVDGEGNMKEDIEEAVRHQVNRTLEVAGKIANG from the coding sequence ATGGCAAATGTAAAGCTAGCGATTATTTATTACAGTTCGACAGGGACAAACTATAAGATGGCTCAATGGGCTGAGGATGCGGCAAAGCAGAAGGGAGCCGAAGTGAAAGTAGTGCGGGTTCCTGAGCTTGCCCCGATGTCAGCGATTGAACAAAACGCTGCCTGGAAAGACCACTACTTAGCTACCAAAGATAAAGTACCTGAAGCACAAATAAACGATTTAGACTGGGCAGATGCAATTATCTTTAGTTCTCCGACCAGGTTCGGTACATTGCCGGCGCAAACGAAACAATTCATTGACCAGGCCGGCGGACTATGGGCGCAGGGCAAGCTTGTGAATAAAGTGGTCAGTGCGATGACATCTGCTCAGAACCCTCACGGAGGACAGGAAGCTACTTTGTTAAGTCTCTATACCAGCATGTTCCACTGGGGAGCAATTATCGCCGCTCCTGGTTATTCCGATAACTCTATCTTCTCTGCAGGAGGCAATCCGTACGGAACTAGTGTGAGTGTCGATGGAGAAGGAAATATGAAGGAAGATATAGAAGAGGCGGTTCGCCATCAAGTCAACCGTACGCTGGAAGTAGCAGGTAAAATTGCCAACGGCTAA
- a CDS encoding cation diffusion facilitator family transporter — protein MGEMENLKRGERGAWVSIIAYLILASVKLIIASAGGSEALRADGLNNATDIIASVAVLIGLKISRKPPDEDHHYGHFRAEIIASLIAAFIMFVIGLEVLGATFSNIIQQKASEPSLITGWTALSAAAFMYGVYRYNLNLSQKVNSKALQAAAQDNRSDALVSVGAAVGIFGAQFGIYWLDPLAGFIVGLIICKTAWDIFKDATHHLTDGFDEEEIEEIRELIEAHPEVMAVKDVKGRLQGNRALIEATIHVNPKITIQAGHNITDEVEIILENKLNIRYAHIHIEPFEK, from the coding sequence ATGGGCGAAATGGAAAATTTAAAGCGGGGTGAGAGAGGTGCCTGGGTCAGTATTATTGCCTATTTAATACTAGCTTCAGTTAAGCTGATCATTGCCTCTGCCGGCGGTTCTGAAGCCTTACGGGCAGATGGGCTGAACAATGCGACGGACATCATCGCCTCTGTTGCCGTTTTGATCGGCTTAAAAATCTCTAGAAAGCCTCCTGATGAAGATCACCACTATGGTCATTTTCGCGCCGAAATCATTGCTTCATTAATTGCTGCTTTTATTATGTTTGTGATCGGCTTAGAAGTTTTAGGGGCTACTTTTTCAAATATCATTCAGCAGAAAGCCAGCGAACCATCTTTAATCACCGGCTGGACAGCTTTGTCAGCAGCTGCTTTTATGTACGGCGTCTATCGTTATAATTTGAATTTATCTCAGAAGGTTAATAGTAAGGCCCTCCAGGCGGCAGCTCAGGATAACAGGTCCGATGCTTTAGTCAGTGTTGGAGCGGCAGTAGGGATTTTCGGGGCCCAGTTCGGTATCTACTGGCTTGATCCTCTGGCAGGCTTTATTGTCGGCCTAATTATTTGTAAGACAGCGTGGGATATCTTTAAGGATGCCACCCACCATTTAACCGATGGATTCGATGAAGAAGAGATTGAAGAAATTCGAGAATTGATTGAAGCCCATCCCGAAGTCATGGCTGTTAAAGACGTAAAGGGCCGACTGCAAGGGAACAGAGCACTTATTGAAGCAACGATCCATGTGAATCCTAAGATCACCATTCAGGCCGGCCATAACATTACGGATGAAGTGGAGATTATATTAGAAAATAAATTAAATATTCGTTACGCTCATATTCACATTGAGCCTTTCGAAAAATAA
- a CDS encoding helix-turn-helix domain-containing protein — protein MSKYSEKFKLQVVTEYFQGHLGYALLAKKYSIPSDVQILRWVRAYQAFGEEGLKRKHSKQVYPVQFKLDVLNFMKQTGASHQETAIAFQLNNPALIANWSNIFRKEGIGGLQEKAKGRPSMSKNHKKKSTKSDKELTREEQLERENELLRVENSYLKKLKAFQENPNAYLEKHKQRWYSNSKKKDSN, from the coding sequence ATGTCAAAGTATAGTGAGAAATTTAAATTACAGGTGGTAACGGAGTACTTCCAAGGTCATCTAGGGTACGCTTTATTAGCTAAGAAGTACTCGATCCCTAGTGATGTTCAAATTTTACGCTGGGTTCGTGCTTATCAAGCCTTCGGAGAAGAAGGTTTAAAAAGGAAGCATTCGAAACAAGTCTACCCTGTCCAATTCAAGCTGGATGTATTAAACTTTATGAAACAGACAGGCGCTTCTCATCAGGAGACTGCGATTGCCTTCCAATTGAACAACCCTGCGTTAATTGCGAACTGGTCCAACATTTTTCGGAAGGAAGGGATCGGAGGCCTCCAAGAAAAAGCGAAAGGACGGCCCTCTATGTCAAAAAATCATAAGAAAAAGTCAACCAAATCAGATAAAGAATTAACTCGTGAAGAACAATTAGAACGTGAAAATGAACTCCTACGTGTAGAGAATTCCTATCTAAAAAAGTTAAAAGCTTTTCAGGAGAATCCGAATGCCTATCTCGAAAAGCACAAACAGCGCTGGTATTCGAACTCAAAAAAGAAGGATTCAAATTAA
- a CDS encoding IS3 family transposase, producing the protein MVFELKKEGFKLKDALRRVDIPEATYHYQRKQFKKEDPNKEWKEMITNLFHKHNGTYGYRRISFELRNQGYIINHKKVQRIMSTLGLKCEKFTRKSRYKSYKGTVGKVAHNRLKRRFHTPIRLQKLVTDVTEFKCAGNEKLYLSPIMDLFNGEVVSFGISKRPTLNFVLKPLKEALDTIQTEAEYRTTIHSDQGWHYQHNTWVKTLKKHQIFQSMSRKANCADNAAMENFFGILKQEMYYGEEVVSYEALKRKLEVYVDYYNHERVKAKLAGLSPIQYRTQTSQSAA; encoded by the coding sequence CTGGTATTCGAACTCAAAAAAGAAGGATTCAAATTAAAAGATGCCTTACGAAGAGTGGACATTCCTGAAGCCACTTATCATTACCAGAGAAAGCAGTTCAAGAAGGAAGATCCGAATAAAGAGTGGAAAGAAATGATTACGAACCTCTTCCATAAGCACAACGGAACCTATGGCTATCGCCGCATTTCCTTCGAACTTAGAAACCAGGGGTATATCATCAACCATAAAAAAGTTCAACGGATCATGAGTACGCTCGGATTGAAATGTGAAAAATTCACCCGTAAATCCAGGTATAAATCGTACAAAGGTACGGTCGGGAAAGTGGCTCATAATCGATTAAAACGCAGATTCCATACGCCCATTCGGCTCCAAAAATTAGTCACAGATGTGACGGAATTCAAATGTGCAGGAAATGAGAAACTTTATTTAAGTCCGATTATGGACTTATTCAACGGAGAAGTTGTCTCTTTTGGCATTTCCAAACGGCCAACCCTGAACTTTGTTTTAAAGCCGTTGAAGGAAGCGTTGGATACCATTCAAACGGAAGCCGAATACCGGACAACCATCCACTCCGATCAAGGCTGGCATTATCAACACAACACGTGGGTGAAAACATTAAAGAAACATCAAATCTTTCAAAGTATGTCCAGGAAAGCAAACTGCGCAGATAATGCGGCCATGGAGAATTTTTTCGGGATCCTCAAACAAGAAATGTATTACGGAGAAGAAGTGGTTTCTTATGAAGCGCTTAAAAGAAAGCTCGAGGTCTACGTGGACTACTATAATCATGAACGCGTAAAAGCAAAATTGGCTGGTTTAAGTCCCATACAATACCGAACTCAAACCAGCCAATCAGCTGCATAA
- a CDS encoding GNAT family N-acetyltransferase, protein MVQVREARFEDAEQIANIHIESWKSTYKDLIDEQDMSNITLENRIALWETILKSPVNGQIALVIENDEGELVGFISGGKERTKNYNYDGEIYAVYLLDSYQRKGYGSKLLQRFGEEMKNSGYESLLVWILTRNPSTDFYRKFGAAPVEAEEVTIGQGTYEETAYGWEDLSELLNQF, encoded by the coding sequence ATGGTGCAAGTAAGAGAAGCTCGGTTTGAAGATGCTGAACAAATAGCAAACATTCATATTGAAAGCTGGAAATCTACATATAAGGACTTAATTGATGAACAGGATATGAGCAATATCACGTTAGAAAATAGAATTGCCTTATGGGAAACCATTTTAAAATCTCCAGTTAACGGACAGATTGCATTAGTCATAGAGAATGATGAAGGTGAACTGGTCGGTTTTATCTCAGGGGGAAAAGAACGGACGAAAAACTATAACTACGACGGCGAAATCTATGCCGTATACCTTCTGGACAGTTATCAAAGAAAAGGGTACGGCAGCAAGCTGCTTCAGCGGTTTGGCGAGGAAATGAAAAACAGCGGATATGAATCTTTGCTTGTCTGGATTCTAACGAGAAACCCTTCGACTGACTTTTACAGAAAGTTTGGAGCCGCCCCTGTAGAAGCTGAGGAAGTGACCATTGGACAGGGAACTTATGAAGAAACGGCTTACGGATGGGAAGACCTTTCTGAACTGCTGAACCAATTTTAA
- a CDS encoding AzlD domain-containing protein: MIIWIIIGMAAVTAVPRFLPAFIVDKIYFPLWMDRWLNAIPYAALGALIFPGILTVKPDAPQIGIIAAGVAVLLAWMKLNIIIVVMGAIAAVYLMTF; encoded by the coding sequence ATGATCATCTGGATCATTATAGGGATGGCCGCCGTTACAGCAGTTCCTCGTTTTCTGCCGGCTTTTATTGTCGATAAAATTTATTTTCCTTTATGGATGGACCGCTGGTTGAATGCCATTCCATATGCGGCACTTGGAGCACTAATCTTCCCGGGAATTCTTACTGTAAAGCCCGATGCACCGCAAATTGGGATAATCGCCGCAGGTGTGGCTGTCCTTCTGGCCTGGATGAAACTGAACATTATCATAGTTGTAATGGGGGCAATTGCCGCTGTTTATCTCATGACTTTTTAG
- a CDS encoding AzlC family ABC transporter permease: MQTSSLQNESLSRLEMIKKGTTAGFPIMIGYIPVALTYGVLAGQSGLSNLELTLMSVLVFAGAAQFLAISMAASGAGAIEIITATFVLNFRHFVMSLSFMNRLRKITLRAKVPLSLGLTDETFTMASLHKEESKQPYGAYFYASLMLTAYASWIGGSFLGGFLGDIIPARLSESMGIALYAMFIGLLIPSIRGYYRIFWIAFTAMLVNYICQLFGLSQGWAIVAGTLIGGLSGIWVLDDEEEEL; encoded by the coding sequence ATGCAGACAAGCAGTCTCCAAAATGAATCTTTAAGCCGTTTAGAAATGATCAAAAAAGGAACAACCGCAGGGTTTCCAATCATGATCGGCTATATTCCAGTCGCACTGACATATGGAGTGCTTGCCGGCCAGTCAGGTCTGTCTAATTTAGAACTGACCTTAATGAGTGTGCTCGTTTTTGCAGGAGCCGCCCAGTTTTTAGCTATTAGTATGGCGGCCTCCGGTGCAGGAGCCATAGAAATAATTACAGCTACGTTCGTTCTTAACTTCCGTCACTTTGTAATGAGCTTATCGTTTATGAATCGGTTAAGAAAGATCACGCTTCGGGCAAAAGTACCTTTATCCCTTGGTCTTACGGATGAGACGTTCACTATGGCTTCCTTACATAAAGAAGAATCCAAACAGCCTTATGGTGCTTACTTTTATGCTTCCTTAATGCTTACGGCTTACGCTTCATGGATAGGCGGGTCTTTTCTTGGCGGTTTTTTAGGAGATATAATTCCCGCCCGCTTAAGTGAAAGCATGGGGATTGCCCTTTATGCCATGTTTATCGGGCTGCTCATTCCCTCTATAAGAGGTTATTATCGAATCTTCTGGATTGCGTTTACCGCCATGCTTGTTAATTATATCTGCCAGCTTTTCGGCTTAAGCCAGGGTTGGGCTATAGTGGCAGGAACGTTAATAGGCGGCTTGAGCGGTATTTGGGTATTAGACGATGAGGAGGAAGAGTTATGA
- the nhaC gene encoding Na+/H+ antiporter NhaC — protein sequence MLKLQPSKLPGAGESLIILLIALAVISYGIIGLEIVPHIPILLSVFLVIAYGLIKKIPYQTLQNGMVQGAQTGLGAVLLFFLIGILISSWMASGTIPVLMNTAFALAGSPCFFAITFAITSIIGISLGSSFTTAATVGVAMLGVADSADFSLAITAGAVVSGAFFGDKMSPLSDTTNLASTVVKVDLFDHIKNMMWTTIPAFIISFIIFAILSPAGSTSGEGLEAFKIGLESTGLMHWSSWIPFVVLIIFTISKQPAFLSLAVTSITATAIAGFRSVLPWNELWTIWFDGFAMETNSEAVSELISRGGMNSMLFTVALVILALALGGLFFTTGVIPSILAKVQHALSSARSITLSTALTAIGINISIGEQYLSILLTGEAYQDLYDKNGLARKNLSRTLEDAGTVINPLVPWSVCGVFLSGVLGVSVLSYLPFTFFCLLSPILTILFGLTGKTLTHTSKVS from the coding sequence ATGTTAAAGTTACAGCCTTCCAAACTGCCTGGCGCAGGAGAATCATTAATCATTCTTCTCATTGCGCTGGCAGTTATCAGCTACGGTATTATCGGGCTGGAGATCGTTCCTCATATTCCGATCTTACTAAGCGTATTTCTTGTTATAGCTTACGGATTAATTAAGAAGATTCCATATCAGACACTGCAGAATGGTATGGTACAAGGAGCACAGACCGGGTTAGGAGCTGTTCTCCTGTTTTTCTTAATTGGGATATTAATCTCAAGCTGGATGGCCAGTGGAACGATTCCTGTTTTAATGAATACAGCTTTCGCATTAGCGGGCAGTCCTTGTTTTTTCGCAATTACCTTTGCCATTACATCGATCATTGGAATCTCTCTTGGGAGCTCTTTTACAACGGCTGCAACCGTTGGAGTGGCCATGCTTGGTGTGGCTGATTCAGCAGACTTCTCCTTAGCGATTACAGCAGGAGCCGTCGTATCGGGGGCCTTTTTTGGTGATAAAATGTCTCCTTTATCAGATACGACGAACCTTGCCTCAACGGTTGTTAAAGTTGACTTGTTCGATCATATAAAAAATATGATGTGGACGACAATACCGGCCTTTATTATCAGTTTTATTATCTTTGCTATATTATCACCTGCCGGATCTACGAGCGGGGAAGGTTTAGAAGCCTTTAAGATAGGGCTTGAATCAACAGGCCTGATGCACTGGTCTTCATGGATTCCGTTTGTTGTTCTGATTATCTTTACGATAAGCAAGCAGCCAGCCTTCTTATCTCTCGCTGTTACAAGTATTACTGCCACCGCAATTGCTGGATTCCGCTCGGTTCTTCCCTGGAACGAGCTGTGGACCATATGGTTTGACGGTTTTGCGATGGAAACGAACAGCGAAGCGGTTTCAGAATTGATATCAAGAGGCGGAATGAACAGCATGCTCTTCACCGTTGCACTTGTTATTTTAGCTTTGGCCTTAGGAGGACTCTTTTTCACAACTGGAGTCATTCCATCCATTCTCGCTAAGGTTCAGCATGCGCTGTCGTCTGCTCGTTCAATCACTCTTTCCACAGCCCTTACCGCGATTGGTATCAATATATCCATTGGAGAACAATACCTCTCCATTCTGCTTACCGGAGAAGCCTACCAGGACCTGTATGATAAGAACGGACTTGCCCGTAAGAACTTATCGCGTACCTTAGAGGATGCGGGAACGGTAATTAACCCTCTTGTCCCATGGAGTGTCTGCGGGGTATTCCTGTCTGGAGTACTTGGAGTGTCTGTCTTAAGCTATCTTCCTTTTACTTTCTTCTGCCTGCTCTCTCCGATTTTAACGATCTTATTTGGTCTGACAGGAAAAACATTAACACATACTAGCAAAGTTTCTTAA
- a CDS encoding MBL fold metallo-hydrolase, with the protein MEDKPLDQLQDEHWDMEQAVADEILDDIAYYRTLMVNVIFIGEPDSKNWVLIDCGIGHYAQRIIEAAEKRFGSNPPAAIILTHGHFDHVGSAKKLAQHWDVPIYAHAKEMEYLTGERSYPVGDSTIGGGLFTILSPFFPTTPPNLKKWVHPLPEDGTVPFLEKWRYIHTPGHTPGHVSFFRDSDRTLISGDAFITVKQESSLAVFIQHQHVHGPPSYFTHNWTDAERSVKKLAALNPKTAVTGHGLPMSGEDLQHQLSELALNFKELAIPKHHYH; encoded by the coding sequence ATGGAAGATAAACCACTCGATCAGCTGCAGGATGAGCATTGGGATATGGAACAAGCTGTCGCTGACGAGATACTTGATGATATAGCCTATTATCGGACTCTGATGGTCAACGTTATATTCATCGGTGAGCCGGACAGTAAAAATTGGGTGCTTATAGACTGTGGAATTGGTCACTATGCCCAAAGAATTATTGAGGCAGCCGAGAAACGATTCGGCTCTAACCCTCCCGCAGCGATCATTCTTACACACGGCCATTTTGATCATGTAGGGTCGGCAAAGAAGTTAGCACAACATTGGGATGTACCGATCTATGCACACGCGAAGGAAATGGAGTATTTGACCGGAGAAAGGTCTTATCCTGTTGGTGATTCCACAATCGGCGGAGGACTTTTCACTATTCTCTCCCCCTTCTTCCCGACAACTCCCCCTAATTTAAAAAAGTGGGTCCATCCTTTACCAGAAGACGGCACAGTTCCTTTTTTAGAAAAATGGCGGTATATTCATACACCCGGACACACACCGGGCCACGTCTCATTTTTCAGAGACAGTGATCGCACGTTGATTTCCGGTGATGCGTTTATTACGGTCAAACAGGAGTCCAGCCTGGCGGTATTTATTCAGCATCAGCACGTCCATGGTCCGCCATCCTATTTCACTCACAATTGGACGGACGCGGAGCGGTCTGTTAAAAAACTGGCAGCTTTAAATCCAAAAACCGCAGTGACCGGCCATGGGCTTCCTATGAGCGGTGAAGACTTACAACATCAGCTGAGCGAATTAGCATTGAACTTTAAAGAACTGGCGATACCAAAACATCACTATCACTAA
- a CDS encoding cobalamin-binding protein: protein MRIVSICPSNTEIVAYLELDELLIGVDNYSDFPKKVKELPQLGPDLSINMENLAELNPDLVLASLSVPGMEVNIEGLEERGIPYIILNPGSLKEIAEDIERVGEVLGFKDRGKEKARQFLQEIENYKEKNKDIKERPALYWEWWPKPIFTPGGGNWLTEISELAGGKNIFGKKQEASLQMGWDEVLEADPAHICMVWVGVKEEKMNPELVKKRPGWSEMKAVQNGYIHVLEESLYCRPSPRLLEGLKKLDRLLDFY, encoded by the coding sequence ATTCGAATAGTGTCGATTTGCCCTAGTAACACTGAAATTGTCGCCTATCTTGAGCTTGATGAGTTGTTGATTGGTGTCGACAATTATTCTGATTTTCCCAAGAAGGTGAAGGAACTTCCGCAGCTTGGCCCTGACCTGTCGATCAATATGGAAAATTTAGCTGAATTAAATCCTGATCTTGTGCTGGCCTCCTTGTCCGTTCCAGGGATGGAAGTAAATATTGAAGGGTTAGAGGAGCGCGGGATTCCCTACATAATTTTAAATCCCGGTTCATTAAAGGAGATTGCCGAAGATATAGAAAGAGTAGGAGAAGTATTAGGGTTCAAGGACCGCGGGAAAGAGAAGGCCAGGCAGTTCCTGCAAGAGATTGAAAATTATAAAGAGAAGAATAAGGACATCAAAGAACGGCCGGCACTTTACTGGGAATGGTGGCCTAAACCGATTTTTACTCCAGGTGGTGGGAACTGGTTAACAGAGATCAGTGAGCTGGCCGGAGGAAAAAATATTTTCGGGAAGAAGCAGGAGGCGAGCCTGCAGATGGGATGGGATGAAGTTCTAGAGGCAGATCCTGCTCATATCTGCATGGTATGGGTTGGGGTGAAAGAAGAAAAAATGAACCCGGAGCTTGTGAAAAAGCGTCCGGGATGGAGTGAAATGAAAGCCGTGCAGAACGGATATATCCACGTATTGGAAGAATCTTTATACTGCCGCCCAAGCCCAAGGCTGTTAGAAGGATTGAAAAAGCTTGACCGTTTGCTGGATTTCTATTAA